One window of Oscillibacter hominis genomic DNA carries:
- a CDS encoding V-type ATP synthase subunit A, translating into MSGKVVKVSGPLVVATGLSDANMSDVVRVGPQRLIGEILTMNGDSASIQVYEETSGLGPGAEVETTGYPMSVELGPGMIEGIYDGIQRPLEKIVEKVGACITRGVEVPALDHEKKWEFTAVVEPGAKVTGGDIIGTVPETPVVLHKVMVPPYLSGTITKIQSGSFTVLEPVATLRKEDGSEVELTMAQKWPVRTGRPYQHKYPPVRPLCSGQRVIDTMFPIAKGGTAAVPGPFGSGKTVVQHQLAKWSDVDIVIYIGCGERGNEMTDVLREFPELKDPRTGESLMKRTVLIANTSDMPVAAREASVYTGITIAEYFRDMGYDVAVIADSTSRWAEALREMSGRLEEMPGEEGYPAYLASRLAQFYERAGSVECIGSDDRRGSLTAVGAVSPPGGDLSEPVSQATMRIVKVFWALDAQLAYKRHFPAINWLNSYSLYLDSLKPWFDENLGKEFMANRAAAMKLLQSEASLNEIVQLVGKDALSPADQLTLEAARMVREDFLQQNAFVDVDGFSSYDRQEKLLSLILNYDALCRAAIAKGAPAAKLFDIPAREKIGRAKSVEVDEYAQAYAAIETEMEQEINAIVDEGGEDQ; encoded by the coding sequence TTGAGTGGTAAAGTTGTAAAAGTGTCCGGCCCGCTGGTGGTTGCCACCGGCCTCTCGGACGCAAATATGTCCGACGTGGTCCGGGTGGGCCCGCAGCGGCTGATCGGTGAAATCCTGACGATGAACGGCGACTCCGCCTCCATCCAGGTCTATGAGGAGACCTCGGGCCTTGGCCCCGGCGCCGAGGTGGAGACCACCGGCTACCCCATGAGCGTGGAGCTGGGCCCCGGCATGATCGAGGGCATCTACGACGGCATCCAGCGCCCGCTGGAAAAGATCGTGGAGAAGGTGGGCGCCTGCATCACCCGCGGCGTGGAAGTGCCTGCGCTGGATCATGAGAAGAAGTGGGAGTTCACCGCCGTGGTGGAGCCCGGGGCCAAGGTGACCGGCGGCGACATCATCGGCACAGTGCCCGAGACGCCGGTGGTGCTGCACAAGGTCATGGTGCCTCCCTATCTGAGCGGCACCATCACCAAAATCCAGAGCGGCTCCTTCACAGTGCTGGAGCCGGTGGCCACGCTGCGCAAAGAGGACGGCAGCGAGGTGGAGCTGACCATGGCCCAGAAGTGGCCCGTCCGCACCGGCCGCCCCTATCAGCACAAGTATCCGCCGGTCAGGCCTTTGTGCTCCGGCCAGCGCGTGATCGACACCATGTTCCCCATTGCCAAGGGCGGCACTGCCGCCGTCCCCGGCCCCTTCGGCTCCGGCAAGACGGTGGTGCAGCATCAGCTGGCCAAGTGGTCCGACGTGGACATCGTGATCTACATCGGCTGCGGCGAACGGGGCAATGAGATGACCGACGTGCTCCGGGAGTTCCCGGAGCTGAAGGACCCCCGCACCGGCGAATCGCTGATGAAGCGCACGGTGCTCATCGCAAACACCTCCGATATGCCTGTGGCCGCCCGTGAGGCCAGCGTGTACACCGGTATCACCATCGCCGAGTACTTCCGGGATATGGGCTACGACGTGGCCGTCATCGCCGACTCCACCTCCCGCTGGGCTGAGGCGCTGCGTGAGATGTCCGGCCGCCTGGAGGAGATGCCCGGTGAAGAGGGCTATCCGGCCTACCTCGCCTCCCGGCTTGCCCAGTTCTATGAGCGCGCCGGCAGCGTGGAGTGCATCGGCTCCGACGACCGCCGGGGCAGCCTGACCGCCGTGGGCGCCGTGTCCCCTCCCGGCGGCGACCTCTCCGAGCCTGTGTCCCAGGCCACCATGCGGATTGTCAAGGTGTTCTGGGCACTGGATGCCCAGTTGGCCTATAAGCGCCATTTCCCGGCCATCAACTGGCTGAATTCCTACTCGCTGTATCTGGACTCCCTGAAGCCCTGGTTCGACGAGAACTTAGGGAAGGAGTTCATGGCCAACCGTGCCGCCGCCATGAAGCTGCTCCAGAGCGAGGCAAGCCTGAACGAAATCGTCCAGCTGGTGGGCAAGGACGCCCTCTCTCCTGCAGACCAGCTGACGCTGGAGGCCGCCCGCATGGTCCGGGAGGACTTCCTCCAGCAAAACGCCTTTGTGGACGTGGACGGCTTCTCCTCCTATGACCGGCAGGAAAAGCTTCTGAGCCTGATTCTGAACTACGATGCGCTGTGCCGCGCTGCCATTGCCAAGGGCGCGCCCGCTGCCAAGCTCTTTGATATCCCGGCCCGTGAGAAGATCGGCCGCGCCAAGAGCGTGGAGGTCGACGAATATGCCCAGGCCTATGCAGCCATTGAGACGGAGATGGAGCAGGAGATCAACGCCATTGTGGACGAGGGAGGTGAGGACCAGTGA
- a CDS encoding V-type ATP synthase subunit B, translated as MIREYRTIQEIASPLMMVRMVENVTYDELVEVELPDGGIRRGKVLEVNGDTAVVQLFESAQGINLAQSKVRFLGHPLQLGVSGDMLGRVFNGMGQPIDGGPDILAEEYRDINGLPMNPAARDYPNEFIQTGVSTIDGLNTLVRGQKLPIFSGSGLPHANLAAQIARQAKVLGDDGSNFAVVFAAIGITFEESEFFVSEFRRTGAIDRTVLFSNLANDPAVERISTPRMALTAAEYLAFEKGMHVLVIMTDITNYAEALREVSAAKKEVPGRRGFPGYLYTDLATMYERAGRRLGCPGSITMIPILTMPEDDKTHPIPDLTGYITEGQIILSRELFRKGINPPVDVLPSLSRLKDKGIGEGKTREDHADTMNQLFAAYSTGKDNKELMSILGEAALTPTDLLFAKFADEFERRYVNQGYDENRSIQETLDLGWELLSILPTSELKRIKQKHIDKYLPKKEQ; from the coding sequence GTGATTCGCGAATATCGTACCATCCAGGAGATCGCCAGCCCGCTGATGATGGTCCGCATGGTGGAGAACGTCACCTACGACGAACTGGTGGAAGTGGAACTGCCCGACGGCGGCATCCGCCGCGGCAAGGTGCTGGAGGTCAACGGCGACACCGCCGTGGTGCAGCTTTTTGAGTCTGCCCAGGGCATCAACCTGGCCCAGTCCAAGGTCCGCTTTTTGGGCCATCCGCTGCAGTTGGGCGTGTCCGGCGACATGCTGGGCCGAGTGTTCAACGGCATGGGCCAGCCCATCGACGGCGGCCCCGACATCCTGGCGGAGGAGTACCGGGACATCAACGGCCTTCCCATGAACCCCGCCGCCCGGGACTACCCCAATGAGTTCATCCAGACCGGCGTTTCCACCATCGACGGCCTGAACACCCTGGTTCGCGGCCAGAAGCTGCCCATTTTCTCCGGGTCCGGCCTGCCCCACGCCAACCTGGCCGCCCAGATCGCCCGCCAGGCCAAGGTGTTGGGTGACGACGGCTCCAACTTCGCCGTGGTCTTCGCCGCCATCGGCATCACCTTTGAGGAATCTGAGTTCTTTGTCAGCGAGTTCCGCCGCACCGGCGCCATCGACCGCACCGTGCTCTTTTCCAACCTGGCCAACGACCCGGCCGTGGAGCGCATCTCCACGCCCCGCATGGCGCTGACCGCTGCCGAATATCTGGCCTTTGAAAAGGGCATGCACGTGCTGGTCATCATGACGGATATCACCAACTACGCCGAGGCGCTGCGCGAGGTCTCCGCGGCCAAGAAGGAAGTGCCCGGCCGCCGCGGCTTCCCAGGCTACCTGTACACGGACCTTGCCACCATGTATGAGCGGGCCGGCCGCCGTCTTGGGTGCCCCGGCTCCATCACCATGATCCCCATCCTGACCATGCCAGAGGACGACAAGACCCACCCCATCCCCGACCTGACGGGCTATATCACCGAGGGCCAGATCATCCTGAGCCGTGAGCTCTTCCGCAAGGGCATCAATCCCCCTGTGGATGTGCTGCCCTCCCTGAGCCGTCTGAAGGATAAGGGCATCGGCGAGGGCAAGACCAGGGAGGATCACGCCGACACCATGAACCAGCTCTTTGCCGCCTATTCCACCGGCAAGGACAACAAGGAGCTGATGAGCATTTTGGGCGAGGCCGCGCTGACGCCCACGGACCTGCTGTTTGCCAAGTTCGCCGACGAGTTTGAGCGGCGCTATGTGAACCAGGGCTATGATGAAAACCGCTCCATCCAGGAGACGCTGGACCTGGGCTGGGAGCTGCTGAGCATCCTGCCCACCTCGGAGCTGAAACGGATCAAACAAAAGCACATCGATAAGTATCTGCCGAAAAAAGAACAGTAA
- a CDS encoding V-type ATP synthase subunit D — MPKINVNPTRMELTRLKGKLRTAQRGHKLLKDKRDELMKQFLDTVREVKDLRAKVEEELMTVHGSFTVASALMSSEALEQALMYPKQSVELSMTFKNIMSVNVPVYEFRTKTQSDSDIYPYGFAATSGELDTAVDALGRVFQDMLKLAQIEKSAQLMAEEIEKTRRRVNALEYVMIPDTQETIRYITMKLDENDRATTTRLMKVKDMLLKEAIEEQRARDEAALREFRNA; from the coding sequence ATGCCGAAGATCAATGTGAACCCCACCCGAATGGAGCTGACCCGGCTGAAAGGAAAGCTCCGCACCGCCCAGCGGGGCCACAAGCTGCTCAAGGATAAGCGGGATGAGCTGATGAAGCAGTTCCTGGACACGGTTCGGGAGGTCAAGGACCTGCGCGCCAAGGTGGAGGAGGAACTGATGACGGTCCACGGCTCCTTCACCGTGGCCTCGGCCCTCATGTCCTCCGAGGCGCTGGAGCAGGCTTTGATGTACCCCAAGCAGAGCGTGGAGCTGTCCATGACGTTCAAAAACATCATGTCGGTCAACGTGCCGGTCTATGAGTTCCGCACCAAGACCCAATCGGACAGCGACATATACCCCTATGGCTTTGCGGCCACCTCCGGCGAGTTAGACACCGCTGTGGACGCCTTGGGGCGGGTATTTCAGGATATGCTGAAGCTGGCGCAGATCGAAAAGTCCGCTCAGCTGATGGCCGAGGAGATCGAAAAGACCCGCCGCCGCGTCAACGCCCTGGAGTATGTGATGATTCCCGACACCCAGGAGACCATCCGCTATATCACCATGAAGTTAGATGAAAACGACAGGGCCACCACCACCCGGCTGATGAAGGTGAAGGATATGCTGCTGAAAGAGGCCATTGAGGAGCAGCGTGCCCGGGACGAGGCCGCCCTGCGGGAATTCCGGAATGCATAG
- a CDS encoding gamma-glutamyl-gamma-aminobutyrate hydrolase family protein — protein MKRILIAGPQPDDAFGSVRAVSDAVLRFLPGVERLISLNPEELDSCDGMILPGGVPDVDPALYAEENQGSRGVNPALDQAQLRMLDRAVELAIPVLGICRGYQLMNVHFGGSLVQDGKTNGIHRGGARGEDLHGAYSLPGTWLERLYGPKTVVNTLHHQSIKRLAPEFALCQVWFDDAVSPERRRFLCAELSRGSEEDYTEECTVEGICHRSLPLIGVQWHPELLSPDGKGTAEPEKLFLYFAGLK, from the coding sequence ATGAAGCGGATTTTGATCGCCGGCCCTCAGCCGGACGACGCCTTTGGCTCGGTGAGGGCAGTTTCAGACGCTGTTTTGCGCTTTCTGCCCGGTGTGGAGCGTTTGATTTCCCTAAATCCGGAGGAACTTGATTCCTGTGATGGGATGATCCTGCCCGGCGGAGTCCCCGATGTGGACCCCGCGCTCTACGCAGAGGAAAATCAGGGCAGTCGTGGCGTGAACCCGGCGCTGGACCAGGCGCAGCTGCGAATGCTGGACCGGGCGGTGGAGCTTGCCATTCCCGTGCTTGGTATCTGCCGCGGGTATCAGCTGATGAACGTCCATTTCGGAGGCAGCCTGGTGCAGGATGGGAAGACCAATGGGATTCACCGTGGGGGCGCCAGGGGAGAGGACCTCCACGGCGCATACTCCCTGCCGGGCACTTGGCTGGAGCGTCTCTACGGCCCCAAAACCGTGGTCAACACGCTGCATCACCAGTCCATCAAGCGGCTGGCCCCGGAATTTGCCTTGTGCCAGGTCTGGTTTGACGATGCGGTCTCTCCGGAGCGGAGGCGCTTTCTCTGTGCGGAACTCAGCCGGGGCTCGGAGGAGGACTACACGGAGGAGTGCACGGTAGAGGGAATCTGCCACCGGTCGCTGCCGCTAATCGGCGTACAGTGGCACCCTGAACTGCTGAGCCCGGATGGAAAGGGTACTGCGGAACCGGAGAAGCTGTTTTTGTATTTTGCCGGATTAAAATAG
- the pyrH gene encoding UMP kinase yields the protein MDTPIYKRVLLKISGEALAGDKHSGLDFEVIGRVCDSIQECVKMGVQVGLVVGGGNFWRGVKDGGGRMERTRADHMGMMATVLNCLAVADVLEQKGVDVRVQTAIEMRAIAEPYIRSKAIRHLEKGRVVIFGCGTGNPFFSTDTAAVLRAAEIGAEVILLAKNIDGVYSADPMKDPKAVKYDFITYDDVLAQHLQVMDSTATSLSMDNHIPVLLFALKDPHNIVRVVCGEKIGTIVKEA from the coding sequence ATGGACACTCCCATATACAAGCGTGTGCTGCTGAAGATCAGCGGGGAAGCGCTGGCCGGGGACAAACATTCCGGCTTGGATTTTGAGGTCATCGGCCGGGTATGCGATTCCATCCAAGAGTGTGTGAAGATGGGCGTTCAGGTGGGACTGGTGGTCGGCGGCGGCAACTTCTGGCGGGGCGTCAAGGACGGCGGCGGTCGGATGGAGCGTACAAGGGCCGACCACATGGGCATGATGGCCACTGTGCTCAACTGCCTTGCGGTGGCGGACGTGCTGGAGCAAAAGGGCGTGGACGTCCGGGTGCAGACCGCCATTGAGATGCGGGCCATCGCCGAGCCCTACATCCGCTCCAAGGCCATCCGCCACCTGGAAAAGGGCCGGGTGGTGATCTTTGGCTGCGGCACAGGAAACCCCTTCTTCTCCACGGATACGGCCGCGGTGCTGCGTGCTGCGGAGATCGGAGCGGAAGTGATCCTGCTGGCAAAGAACATCGATGGGGTGTACTCCGCTGACCCCATGAAGGACCCGAAGGCCGTCAAGTACGATTTTATCACCTATGACGACGTGCTGGCCCAGCATCTCCAGGTAATGGATTCCACTGCCACATCGCTGTCCATGGACAATCATATTCCGGTCCTGCTGTTTGCCCTGAAGGATCCACATAATATCGTCCGCGTTGTCTGCGGAGAGAAAATCGGCACAATTGTGAAGGAGGCATAA
- the frr gene encoding ribosome recycling factor translates to MLKEEYKVYEEKMKKSIESVSADFASVRAGRANAAVLDRISVDYYGTPTPIQQIASIASPDPRSLVIQPWDASAVKAIEKAIQNSDLGINPQNDGKSIRLNFPQLTEERRKELVKQIHKYSEGGKVAVRNIRRDAMDHFKKLEKSSEITEDEMKQVEKDLQKLTDDSCKEIDRLLEKKEKELMAV, encoded by the coding sequence ATGTTAAAAGAGGAATACAAGGTCTATGAGGAAAAAATGAAGAAGAGCATCGAGTCTGTCAGCGCAGACTTTGCTTCCGTCCGCGCCGGCCGGGCCAACGCCGCTGTGCTGGACCGCATCAGCGTGGACTATTACGGCACGCCCACCCCCATTCAGCAGATTGCGTCCATTGCCTCTCCCGATCCACGCTCCCTGGTGATCCAGCCCTGGGACGCCTCTGCGGTGAAGGCCATTGAAAAGGCCATTCAGAACTCCGACCTGGGCATCAACCCCCAGAACGACGGCAAGAGCATCCGTTTGAACTTCCCCCAGCTCACCGAGGAGCGCCGCAAGGAACTGGTGAAGCAGATCCACAAGTATTCCGAGGGCGGCAAGGTGGCGGTGCGCAACATCCGCCGGGACGCCATGGACCACTTTAAGAAGCTGGAGAAGTCCTCCGAGATCACGGAAGATGAGATGAAGCAGGTGGAGAAGGACCTGCAGAAGCTCACCGACGACAGCTGTAAGGAGATCGACAGGCTTCTGGAGAAAAAAGAAAAGGAACTGATGGCGGTCTGA
- a CDS encoding isoprenyl transferase: MAEFLSNDRAGQVDLGRLPCHIAIIMDGNGRWARRRGLPRTAGHKVGAENFRKIATHCKNLGVKYLTVYAFSTENWKRSEDEVGVIMGLLKRYLLEAIDTMERDDIRLRFFGDLSRISPELQSLVDRTNRISAHLSAEDFQANICLNYGGRDEILRAVRRFASDCAAGKREAEELNESLFSAYLDSGGIPDPELIIRPSGELRLSNFLLWQCAYSEFYFTDTLWPDFTESQLDEAIADYQHRDRRFGGVKRNYFSYL; the protein is encoded by the coding sequence ATGGCGGAGTTTCTATCAAATGACAGGGCGGGGCAGGTGGACTTGGGCCGCCTGCCCTGCCATATTGCGATTATTATGGACGGCAACGGCCGCTGGGCAAGGCGGCGGGGCCTGCCCCGCACCGCAGGGCACAAGGTGGGCGCCGAAAACTTCCGGAAAATCGCCACGCACTGCAAGAACCTGGGCGTCAAATACCTGACGGTCTACGCCTTCTCCACGGAGAACTGGAAGCGGTCGGAAGACGAGGTTGGCGTTATCATGGGACTTTTGAAGCGCTACCTTCTTGAGGCCATCGACACCATGGAACGGGACGACATCCGGCTCCGGTTTTTTGGGGACCTCAGCCGAATCTCCCCGGAGCTACAGTCTCTGGTGGATCGAACCAACCGGATTTCCGCTCACCTCAGTGCGGAGGATTTCCAGGCCAATATCTGCCTCAACTACGGCGGGCGGGATGAGATTTTGCGGGCAGTACGCCGCTTTGCCTCCGACTGCGCAGCGGGCAAACGGGAGGCGGAGGAGCTGAACGAATCCCTGTTCTCCGCCTATCTGGACTCTGGCGGTATCCCAGACCCGGAACTGATCATCCGGCCCAGCGGGGAGCTGCGGTTGAGCAATTTCCTGCTGTGGCAGTGTGCCTATTCTGAATTTTATTTCACCGATACGCTTTGGCCGGATTTCACCGAGTCCCAGTTGGACGAGGCCATTGCTGATTATCAGCACAGGGACCGCCGGTTCGGTGGTGTAAAGCGAAATTACTTTTCATATTTATGA
- a CDS encoding phosphatidate cytidylyltransferase — MKARILVAVVGIPFLLLILAWAPSWATLVLVSAMCVIGAYELMHAVLGERGKSTRDPVVWAVLWAALLFSAWPFERDSLIRFWGDQPEWFQDILQRGDSIVALLALMFITVLFFNAIFYYGKEKQVSFGEVAAAIFAGMVFPTMLSCLLRLRLMEQGQAWVFVPLCISFGSDTFALFAGMLFGKHKLAPHVSPKKTVEGGVGGLLGGVIGMTLFKLITDTMQFTLTSEPSVAAQAGLGLSWTWVIVLGLVGSVISQIGDLSFSVIKREFGVKDYGNLLPGHGGILDRFDSVTFVAPFVWALLSWKMSW; from the coding sequence ATGAAAGCAAGGATTTTGGTGGCCGTGGTGGGCATTCCCTTTTTGCTTCTGATACTGGCGTGGGCGCCCTCCTGGGCCACCTTGGTGCTGGTCTCGGCCATGTGCGTCATTGGAGCCTATGAGCTGATGCACGCGGTGTTGGGGGAGAGGGGAAAGTCAACCAGGGATCCCGTGGTTTGGGCGGTCCTCTGGGCGGCGCTGCTCTTTTCCGCCTGGCCCTTTGAACGTGATTCCCTCATCCGGTTTTGGGGGGATCAGCCTGAGTGGTTCCAGGATATTTTGCAGCGGGGAGACAGCATCGTGGCCCTGCTTGCCTTGATGTTCATCACAGTGCTGTTCTTCAACGCCATCTTCTACTATGGGAAGGAGAAGCAGGTCTCCTTCGGCGAGGTGGCGGCGGCCATCTTCGCGGGCATGGTGTTTCCCACGATGCTCTCCTGCCTGCTGCGGCTGCGGTTGATGGAACAGGGGCAGGCGTGGGTCTTTGTGCCGCTGTGCATCTCCTTCGGCAGCGACACCTTCGCGCTATTCGCAGGAATGCTGTTTGGAAAACACAAGTTAGCGCCCCATGTGAGCCCCAAAAAAACGGTGGAGGGCGGCGTCGGAGGCCTTTTGGGCGGTGTGATCGGCATGACGCTCTTCAAGCTGATTACCGACACGATGCAGTTTACCTTAACCAGCGAGCCTTCCGTGGCGGCTCAGGCGGGCCTGGGACTCAGTTGGACGTGGGTGATCGTGCTGGGCTTGGTGGGCAGTGTGATCAGCCAGATCGGTGATCTGAGCTTTTCAGTCATCAAGCGGGAATTCGGCGTAAAGGACTACGGCAATCTGCTGCCCGGCCACGGTGGAATTTTAGACCGGTTTGACAGCGTGACGTTTGTGGCGCCTTTTGTCTGGGCCCTTTTGAGCTGGAAGATGAGTTGGTGA
- a CDS encoding 1-deoxy-D-xylulose-5-phosphate reductoisomerase — MSKVISVLGSTGSIGRQTLDVAGQLGLPVAALATNRNIALLEQQTRQFRPRLAVVYEEASAEQFRSRVKDLEVKVLSGMEGLIEAASIKEADTVVTAVVGMVGLRPTLAAIEQGKRIAFANKETLVCAGELVMDAAYRHGAEVVPVDSEHSAIFQCLQGCRDRRELRRLILTCSGGPFYGKNSEELKEMTREDALRHPNWKMGPKITVDCATLMNKGLEVIEAMRLYRLPLSQVDVVIHRQSIVHSLVEYRDGAVLAQLGTPDMRLPIRYALTYPCRGENPEPPLDLLSCPPLTFAPPDLESFPCLRLAMEAAQEGGTACAVLNGANEEAVGLFLKGEIGFTEIPELVESARRSVLVKWNASLEDILEADRCARAAVLGRQ; from the coding sequence ATGAGCAAAGTAATTTCTGTGCTGGGCTCCACCGGCTCCATCGGCCGCCAGACCCTGGATGTGGCCGGACAGCTGGGCCTTCCAGTGGCTGCCCTGGCCACGAATCGGAATATTGCTCTGTTGGAGCAGCAGACGCGGCAGTTCCGGCCGCGTCTTGCTGTGGTTTATGAGGAAGCCTCGGCGGAGCAGTTCCGCAGCCGGGTGAAGGACTTGGAGGTAAAGGTCCTCTCCGGAATGGAGGGGCTCATAGAGGCCGCGTCGATCAAAGAGGCGGACACGGTGGTGACAGCCGTGGTGGGCATGGTGGGCCTTCGCCCCACGCTGGCCGCCATTGAGCAGGGAAAGCGGATCGCATTTGCCAACAAGGAGACACTGGTGTGCGCCGGGGAGCTGGTCATGGACGCCGCGTACCGCCATGGGGCAGAGGTAGTTCCCGTGGACAGCGAGCACTCGGCCATCTTTCAGTGTCTTCAGGGCTGCCGGGACCGCCGGGAGCTCCGCCGTCTGATCCTGACCTGTTCAGGCGGTCCCTTTTATGGGAAAAATTCAGAAGAATTAAAGGAAATGACAAGGGAAGATGCTTTACGGCATCCGAACTGGAAGATGGGCCCTAAAATCACAGTGGACTGTGCAACGCTGATGAACAAAGGGTTGGAAGTCATCGAGGCAATGCGGCTTTACCGCCTGCCCCTTTCCCAGGTGGACGTGGTGATTCACCGCCAAAGCATTGTCCACTCCCTGGTGGAGTACCGGGACGGTGCGGTGCTGGCCCAGTTGGGGACGCCGGATATGCGTTTGCCCATCCGATATGCACTGACCTATCCCTGCCGCGGTGAAAACCCAGAACCGCCTCTGGATCTGCTCTCCTGTCCGCCGCTGACCTTTGCACCGCCGGATTTGGAGTCCTTTCCCTGCCTGCGCCTGGCCATGGAGGCGGCACAGGAGGGAGGCACTGCCTGCGCGGTGCTCAACGGAGCCAATGAGGAGGCGGTGGGGCTTTTCCTAAAGGGGGAAATCGGCTTCACGGAAATTCCCGAACTGGTGGAATCCGCCCGGAGAAGCGTTTTGGTGAAATGGAATGCCTCCCTGGAGGATATACTGGAAGCAGACAGGTGCGCACGGGCAGCTGTACTTGGCAGACAATGA